One window of the Borreliella mayonii genome contains the following:
- a CDS encoding P52 family lipoprotein: MPDKQEQAVQTFLRILIIYKVTAYVLMMFTEGKISNLKLYMAEHLLLDDIEKAFHSLKDGSCHNMPPLSDLMRSILINFLWY; the protein is encoded by the coding sequence TTGCCTGATAAACAAGAGCAAGCTGTTCAAACTTTTTTGAGAATTTTAATAATTTATAAAGTTACGGCATATGTTCTGATGATGTTTACTGAAGGTAAAATTTCTAATTTAAAATTATATATGGCTGAGCATCTTTTGCTGGATGATATAGAAAAGGCTTTCCATAGTTTAAAAGATGGTAGTTGTCACAATATGCCCCCATTGTCTGACTTAATGAGAAGTATTTTAATAAACTTTTTGTGGTATTAA